CATGTGGCGGTGCCAGCCCCGGAACGAGCGTCCTTCGAAGTCCCGGACGCCCACCTGCTCGCCAGTCTGCTTCTCGTCCTGGGCGACCCGCTGCGCCAGCCAGGTCAACCGCACGAGATCACCGACCGGTGCCGTCGCCGGGGCCGCGAGCCACAGGGCCGTCGGTGCCTTGCCTCGTTCGTGCCACTCGCCGATCAGCAACAGCTCGGACCCGAAGCCCGGCCGGGGAAGTCGCACCCGGACCGCCGCCGCGAGCATGGTGCGCCGCACCGGCCCCCGGGCGGCGTCCAGCGGACGGCGCAGACCTTGCACGGACTCCATGATGTGGCGGGCCGGAATCGCTCCCGCCCGGTACCCCGGCATCGCGCGATCCGCCACGATCAGCCGGGTGTTCCCCTTCACCCGGGTGAGCAGGGGAATCCCGGCTTCGGCGAAGGGCCGGATGACCCCGCCGAGGCCCGTCACATGCGTGTCCAGCACGACGGGACGCCTCGGCACCTCAGGCCGGCCGAGCAAAGTCAGCGCCGTGGCCGTCGCGCACTCGTCCGGTGTCTCGGCCTGGGCGCTGTCGGGAATCTCCGCCCTACGGCGCCTGCGAGCGTTCCCGAGCCAGGACTCGGGAAGATGCAGCCGCCACTGAACGGGCACGCTGGTCCCCTCGGTCGCGGCCCAGGCCCCAAAGGCCAGCTGGCCGTTGAGCACCTGTCCGCACTCCGGGGCGAACTGCCGCTCCACCCCCACCGAGTGCTCGCCTGCCTTCGGAATGAACAGCGGTCGCACGACCCAGGCCCGTGGTGCCAGCACCCGCGTGACATGGTCGGCGAGGGCCTCGCGTATGGGCGACCAGTCCCAGGTGGAGCTGCTGATGAAGTGGTGCAGGCTCTGCTCGGCCGCGGCCCCGCCGACGGACGCGGCGATGTTCCGGATCGACTTGCGTCCCTGCGCCGCCAGCAGCCCACTCAGATAGTGCCGCGCCCTCAGCCGCTGGTCACTGCGCCGTAACGACGCGAAGAGCGCAGCACTGAACTCGTCGCCTGGAGGGGTGACCTCGCAGGCGCCTTCTCGTATTCGATGGCTGGAGACGACCTTTGCGTTCACGTTTCCCCCGCTCGCCGACTTCACGGTTGCGCCCTCAACACTGGCCGCCCGGGTCCGACACGGGGAGGTGCACCGGGCACACACCTGCGAGCGACAACGGTTGCCGGGCCACCCCTCGCTCCTGGGGCGCGATGCAACTACGACCTCAGCCCACCACCCCACCCCGATCCGCTACCCTGTCAGGGGCCGCCACCTCGG
The genomic region above belongs to Streptomyces coeruleorubidus and contains:
- a CDS encoding IS701 family transposase, with translation MNAKVVSSHRIREGACEVTPPGDEFSAALFASLRRSDQRLRARHYLSGLLAAQGRKSIRNIAASVGGAAAEQSLHHFISSSTWDWSPIREALADHVTRVLAPRAWVVRPLFIPKAGEHSVGVERQFAPECGQVLNGQLAFGAWAATEGTSVPVQWRLHLPESWLGNARRRRRAEIPDSAQAETPDECATATALTLLGRPEVPRRPVVLDTHVTGLGGVIRPFAEAGIPLLTRVKGNTRLIVADRAMPGYRAGAIPARHIMESVQGLRRPLDAARGPVRRTMLAAAVRVRLPRPGFGSELLLIGEWHERGKAPTALWLAAPATAPVGDLVRLTWLAQRVAQDEKQTGEQVGVRDFEGRSFRGWHRHMTLASVAHAVSVLADESDASDEFDESAESAESRLWALRASA